The Aedes aegypti strain LVP_AGWG chromosome 3, AaegL5.0 Primary Assembly, whole genome shotgun sequence genome contains a region encoding:
- the LOC110679862 gene encoding vicilin-like seed storage protein At2g18540, producing MESLFESSSHDYEQEARRVNNAVFISKDCEASEESESEDNDACSVVSRMTERTLKAWEGLALEDYNSDSSTSTTVCKLVPRRKEYDPEAYNKWLKAKNEAERKRKEQEQRRKKREETKKRLAEEKRKQESEEKLKKWMERKEQEKQKRQQQQSAKGRESKQKETKKKWIPNEESESTFKAWQNRVKQQEEERKLRLVAKQRMEEELKQERQQLSKLFYDEWLKTSSSKPKPVPLNQGIDSLRGSISKMYINPVSWKSNID from the exons ATGGAGAGTCTTTTCGAATCATCCAGTCATGATTATGAGCAAGAAGCACG CCGTGTTAACAACGCCGTGTTCATCTCCAAGGACTGCGAAGCTTCGGAGGAAAGCGAGTCGGAAGACAACGATGCGTGTTCGGTCGTGTCTCGAATGACCGAAAGGACTCTAAAAGCGTGGGAAGGACTGGCGCTGGAAGATTAT AATTCGGATTCCAGTACCAGCACAACAGTGTGTAAACTTGTGCCAAGACGAAAGGAATACGACCCGGAGGCCTACAACAAGTGGTTGAAGGCCAAAAA TGAAGCCGAGCGCAAACGCAAAGAACAAGAACAACGACGCAAGAAACGAGAAGAAACCAAGAAACGGTTAGCCGAAGAAAAACGCAAACAAGAAAGTGAAGAAAAGTTAAAGAAATGGATGGAACGAAAAGAACAGGAAAAGCAAAAGAGACAACAACAACAAAGTGCCAAAGGTAGAGAATCGAAACAGAAGGAAACGAAGAAAAAGTGGATTCCGAACGAGGAAAGCGAATCCACGTTCAAAGCATGGCAAAATCGGGTCAAGCAACAGGAAGAAG AAAGAAAACTGCGTTTGGTGGCCAAGCAGCGGATGGAGGAGGAGCTCAAACAAGAGCGACAGCAGCTTTCGAAGCTGTTCTATGACGAGTGGTTGAAAACGTCTTCCTCCAAGCCGAAGCCGGTGCCGCTGAACCAAGGAATCGACAGCCTTCGGGGTTCCATCAGCAAGATGTACATCAACCCGGTCTCGTGGAAGAGCAACATTGACTGA